Genomic window (uncultured Hyphomonas sp.):
GTCATAGGGCGACAGGCCCGCACCGGTCAGCAGGACCAGTTCTTCCCCCAGCGACTTGCCGGGAATGTTCGTGAAGATGCCCGCATCCGTACCTGCCAGCAGCGTGACGCCCTCTTCCTGGAAGATCTTTGCGACACGGGCATAGAAGGCCGCATCTTCCGCGACAGGCACCGGATCCTGCCCGGCCCAGAAGTCGAAATTGCCGCCCTCGGTCTGCTGCTCCACCACATTCAGTAACTCCGTCCCCGGACGGCTCGCCGCCGCGCCTTCCGTCTCGGCGACCAGAAGCAGGTTCCGGTGCGCCAGCAGGGTCGTCGTCACCGGCACGCCTTCGGCGGCGATCTTCCGGGCAAGCGCACGCGCCGCCGCTTCATCATGGCGGTTGCGCAGGCCGTGCCAGACGACGGTTTCGATATGCTCGATCGTCTCGAAATGATCGGCCAGCACTTCCTCGAAACTGATATCGAAAGGCTTGTCCTGCGGCATGCCCTCTTCGCGCACGCCTTCCGGTGTGTGGCCGGCGACCGGCATGTCCCGCGCGGCGGCTTCCTCGATGATCGCCTCATAGGCCGGGCGGGTGAGGTTGGAATAGACCTTGATCCGGTCAAACCCCGCCTCGGCCTGCCACGCGACAGCGGCCCGCGCCTCGTCCGCGGTTTCGACCATCTGGTGGTTGATTTGCGCGTTCGGGCCGGGGCTGTTGAGGATTGGCCCGGTCGTGATGAGGTGCGGCCCCATCACCTCGCCCGCCTCGATCCGCTTCACAAGCGGCAGGTGAAAGGAGAGACCGGACATGTTGCGCACCCGCGTCACGCCCCAGGACAGGTACGCGCCCAGCTCCGCCTCGTCCCAGACATGCACGTGCATGTCGGTCAGGCCCGGCACCATCGTACGCCCGGCGCCGTCCACAATTTCCGGCGCGGAGAGGCCCTCGCCGGTGTCCCGCACGGCTAGGATCTTCCCGTCCTTCACCAGCACATAGGCATGCGCCCGGATTGCAGGCGCCTCCCCCTCAAAGCCGATCGTGCGCACATCGCGGATCAGCAGGTCCCCGCTGAGCGGTTCGGGCGCCGGATCGGTTGCGCAAGCAACCAGTGATGCAAGCGTGGCAACGGCCAGTGCCGCGCTGGTCATTTTAAGTGTGTGTTTCGTCATGTGAACTGCGTTACGCCAGCCTAATCAAAGAAGCAAAGCTCTTTCCCGTTGCCCTGATCATAGCAGCGCGGTTCATAGGATGGCGGACGGTAGGCTGGCGGTTTGCGTTTGGTCAGCTCCACCTGCCGCGCATAAGCATCGGAGGCCTTTTGTTCCTGTGCGCGCTGGGCGTCAAAGATATTTTGCGCCCACGGCATGACCAGGTTGCATTCCGAACTATTGTTCCCGAAACGGCTGCAGATGTCATAGGCATCGCTTGAGCGCGGCAGGCCCTTCCAGCGCCGCCAATAGGTGCTGAGATACGTTCCGCCCAGCGTACGTGCGGCGGTGTAGAAGTCGCCGCCATAGGGCACATCGGTGCCGCTCATGGCCAGGATCGCATCGGCGCTGGCCTTCAGAGTCGCGCGGGATTCCGCCTCATACCGGGCCTGCAGCACGTCCCATGGCGTCTCCAGGTATTCGCGATAGGCCTTGTTGCTTTCCCACCATTCGCGGGCTGTCGCCAGGATCAGAGGACGCTCCATGGCCATGGGATTGTCCGGGTGCGTTGCTTTCCGGTCCCGGGCCTCATAGGCCTCCCACAGTTCCTCCGGACCGATGTCCATGCCGACATCATACCAGTCGGTCACGCCCGCAGAGCGGTTCATCGGATCCTTGAAATAGCGCGCCGCGATCCGCAGCGGCGG
Coding sequences:
- a CDS encoding amidohydrolase family protein encodes the protein MTKHTLKMTSAALAVATLASLVACATDPAPEPLSGDLLIRDVRTIGFEGEAPAIRAHAYVLVKDGKILAVRDTGEGLSAPEIVDGAGRTMVPGLTDMHVHVWDEAELGAYLSWGVTRVRNMSGLSFHLPLVKRIEAGEVMGPHLITTGPILNSPGPNAQINHQMVETADEARAAVAWQAEAGFDRIKVYSNLTRPAYEAIIEEAAARDMPVAGHTPEGVREEGMPQDKPFDISFEEVLADHFETIEHIETVVWHGLRNRHDEAAARALARKIAAEGVPVTTTLLAHRNLLLVAETEGAAASRPGTELLNVVEQQTEGGNFDFWAGQDPVPVAEDAAFYARVAKIFQEEGVTLLAGTDAGIFTNIPGKSLGEELVLLTGAGLSPYDVLRAATYTPSVVLGTAGQDGCVEAGCAADLVLLSCDPLADIACAAEPAGLVYRGEWLDRAALDGLRQGAAEQDADRTMANVFGGMAEYGVDLSALTGE